A genomic region of Chryseobacterium sp. KACC 21268 contains the following coding sequences:
- the pncB gene encoding nicotinate phosphoribosyltransferase has translation MREVRLNSILDNDFYKITMQNAVVKLFTNEIVKYEFINRGKHEFPEGFADELRKSVNAMAELKLTKDEKKYLKVTCPYLALPYLDFLEGFHYDPSEVKIEQHGNELKVSVEGLWYRTILWEVPLLALISELHYEMNHLERQTNEEVIDKTVEKAVHLTELGVPFAEFGTRRRHSYKVHRLVMDALIQDKKSTFTGTSNVHLAMLYNVKPIGTHAHEWFMFHAAEFGFKMANSIALENWVDVYRGDLGVALSDTYTTEVFFQQFDKKFAKLFDGVRHDSGDPLEFADKTIAHYQKQGINPLFKYIIFSDGLNLEKVEEITNYCKGRIGISFGIGTNLTNDVGLKPMNIVMKLISVKGINNEWIPTVKLSDEKGKYTGDPKMIELAKEFLRIK, from the coding sequence ATGCGCGAGGTTCGGCTGAATTCTATTCTGGATAATGACTTTTATAAAATCACAATGCAAAATGCAGTCGTGAAATTATTTACCAACGAAATTGTAAAATACGAATTCATCAACCGTGGAAAACACGAGTTTCCGGAAGGTTTCGCAGACGAACTCAGAAAATCTGTCAACGCAATGGCAGAACTGAAACTCACCAAGGACGAAAAAAAATATCTGAAAGTCACTTGCCCATATCTTGCCCTTCCCTACCTTGATTTTCTGGAAGGTTTTCATTACGACCCTTCGGAAGTGAAAATTGAACAACACGGAAATGAGCTTAAAGTTTCCGTCGAAGGACTTTGGTACAGGACGATTCTTTGGGAAGTTCCTTTGCTGGCGCTTATCAGTGAACTTCATTACGAAATGAATCATTTGGAAAGACAAACCAACGAAGAAGTCATTGATAAAACGGTGGAAAAAGCAGTGCATCTTACAGAACTTGGTGTTCCGTTTGCAGAGTTTGGGACGAGAAGAAGGCATTCTTACAAAGTTCACAGATTGGTGATGGACGCTTTGATTCAAGATAAAAAGTCAACTTTCACTGGAACTTCGAATGTTCATTTGGCTATGCTTTACAACGTAAAACCGATTGGTACGCACGCACACGAATGGTTTATGTTCCACGCGGCGGAATTCGGTTTCAAGATGGCGAATTCTATCGCGTTGGAAAATTGGGTGGATGTTTACCGCGGCGACCTTGGAGTTGCACTTTCCGATACTTATACGACGGAAGTGTTCTTCCAGCAGTTTGATAAGAAATTTGCAAAGTTGTTTGACGGCGTTCGTCACGACAGCGGCGACCCGTTGGAATTTGCGGACAAAACGATTGCGCATTATCAGAAGCAAGGCATCAATCCATTGTTCAAATACATTATTTTCTCAGACGGACTTAATCTTGAAAAAGTGGAGGAAATCACGAACTATTGCAAAGGAAGAATCGGAATTTCATTTGGAATCGGAACTAATCTTACGAATGATGTCGGACTCAAGCCAATGAATATCGTTATGAAACTCATCAGCGTAAAAGGCATTAATAATGAATGGATTCCAACTGTCAAACTCTCCGACGAAAAAGGGAAATACACCGGCGACCCGAAAATGATTGAGTTGGCGAAGGAGTTTTTGAGGATAAAGTAA
- the rplM gene encoding 50S ribosomal protein L13 produces the protein MNTLSYKTVSANKATANKEWVVVDAAGQPLGRLASTVAKILRGKHKTNFTPHADCGDNVIVLNAGKVTLSGNKWADKTYIWHTGYPGGQKFMTADELKKKDELKVLERSIKGMLPKNRLGSALFKNLYLYEGTEHKHEAQQPKVINVNEFK, from the coding sequence GTGAATACATTAAGTTACAAAACAGTATCGGCAAACAAGGCTACAGCAAATAAAGAATGGGTTGTTGTAGATGCTGCTGGGCAACCGTTGGGAAGATTAGCTTCTACCGTTGCAAAGATTTTGAGAGGTAAGCACAAAACGAACTTCACACCTCACGCAGATTGCGGAGACAATGTGATCGTTTTGAACGCTGGGAAAGTTACACTTTCCGGAAACAAGTGGGCAGATAAAACTTACATCTGGCATACAGGATATCCTGGTGGTCAGAAGTTTATGACTGCAGACGAGCTTAAGAAAAAAGACGAACTGAAAGTTTTGGAAAGATCCATCAAAGGGATGCTTCCTAAAAACAGACTAGGTTCTGCTTTGTTCAAAAACCTTTATTTATATGAAGGAACAGAACACAAACACGAAGCTCAGCAGCCTAAAGTAATCAATGTTAACGAATTCAAATAA
- a CDS encoding DUF3667 domain-containing protein: MSHGKLREEKDCLNCGHTVEEKYCPNCGQQNIQTRQPFHYLFTHFVEDFTHYDGQFWGTMKNLLFKPGKLTTTYLEGKRQTFVPPVKLYIFVSFVTFFLFATFPPFELDSKLDKNKLEQIQKAQQKAIPILEKELEAIKAKNQYTQRDSLKIEEINKEIKKIVSGNNFTDKLNLDKRLDKSLNFNGYSTRKSFDSAKAKNPSTWDFINVPFAHKLFELKENGVTKREILKKLGEVSFHNLPKALFIYLPIFAFFLWIFHNKRKWWYFDHGIFTLHYFSFLLLTILTFSMLYKLTGYLNNTVNIFIYLLMNVLLFYSMLYFFIAHYKVYRTHGIISFIIGSVLFMFNFFAFLFLVTGLGVVSFLMIH, encoded by the coding sequence ATGAGCCACGGAAAACTGAGAGAAGAAAAAGACTGCCTGAATTGCGGACATACCGTTGAGGAAAAATATTGTCCTAACTGTGGACAGCAGAACATCCAGACCAGACAGCCTTTCCACTATCTCTTCACTCATTTTGTAGAAGACTTCACACATTACGACGGACAATTCTGGGGAACGATGAAGAATTTGCTCTTCAAGCCTGGAAAACTCACGACCACTTATCTGGAAGGAAAAAGGCAAACATTTGTTCCGCCTGTGAAGCTTTATATTTTTGTTAGTTTCGTTACATTTTTCCTGTTTGCGACTTTTCCACCTTTTGAATTGGACTCAAAACTTGACAAAAACAAATTAGAGCAAATCCAAAAAGCACAACAGAAAGCAATTCCCATACTAGAGAAAGAATTAGAAGCTATAAAAGCTAAAAACCAATACACCCAAAGGGACAGCCTCAAAATCGAGGAAATCAACAAAGAAATTAAGAAAATTGTAAGTGGCAACAATTTTACAGACAAATTAAATTTAGACAAACGCTTAGATAAGAGTTTAAATTTCAATGGATATTCAACAAGGAAATCTTTTGATTCTGCTAAAGCTAAAAATCCTTCAACTTGGGATTTTATAAATGTTCCTTTTGCTCATAAACTTTTTGAATTAAAAGAAAATGGCGTTACAAAAAGAGAAATCTTAAAAAAACTGGGCGAAGTATCCTTTCACAATCTTCCCAAAGCCTTATTTATTTATCTTCCGATTTTTGCATTTTTTCTGTGGATTTTCCATAACAAGAGAAAGTGGTGGTATTTTGACCACGGCATTTTTACATTGCATTATTTCAGTTTCCTGTTATTAACAATTTTGACATTTTCGATGCTATACAAATTAACTGGCTATTTAAATAATACAGTTAACATATTTATTTATCTGTTGATGAATGTTCTACTCTTTTACAGTATGCTTTACTTTTTTATAGCCCATTATAAAGTTTATCGTACGCACGGTATCATCAGCTTTATCATTGGAAGTGTTTTGTTTATGTTTAATTTTTTTGCCTTTCTGTTTTTGGTTACGGGCTTAGGCGTAGTCAGCTTCCTGATGATTCATTAA
- the rpsI gene encoding 30S ribosomal protein S9: protein MSTVHKIGRRKTSVARVFVKPGTGVISINGKDAKTYFCTDVLVYKVNQPFLLTETVDQYDLKVNVFGGGITGQAEAIRLGVSRALCAINEEYRLVLKPHGLLTRDARMVERKKFGQKKARKRFQFSKR from the coding sequence ATGTCTACAGTACACAAAATCGGAAGAAGAAAAACTTCTGTTGCAAGAGTTTTTGTTAAGCCAGGAACTGGCGTTATTAGCATAAACGGTAAAGATGCTAAAACTTATTTCTGTACGGATGTTTTGGTTTATAAAGTGAATCAGCCATTTTTGTTGACAGAAACTGTTGATCAATATGATCTTAAAGTGAATGTTTTCGGAGGAGGGATTACTGGACAAGCTGAGGCTATCAGACTAGGAGTTTCTAGAGCATTATGCGCGATCAATGAGGAATATCGTTTGGTTCTTAAGCCACACGGATTGCTTACAAGAGATGCAAGAATGGTTGAGAGAAAGAAATTCGGTCAGAAAAAAGCAAGAAAGAGATTCCAGTTCTCAAAACGTTAA
- the gltX gene encoding glutamate--tRNA ligase gives MKKVRVRFAPSPTGALHLGGVRTALYDYLFAKNQGGEFVLRIEDTDTARYVEGAEDYIMNSLEWCGIIPDESPRVGGPYAPYRQSERRDIYDRYKEQILKTDYAYLAFDTPEELDAIRKDFEARGDVFSYNHQTRQQLKNSISLSQEEVQKLLDESVPYVVRFKMPVDRTLNLQDIIRGNFSVNTNTLDDKVLIKNDGMPTYHFANVVDDFEMKISHVIRGEEWLPSMPLHVLLYEAMNWEAPEFAHLSLILKPEGKGKLSKRDGAKFGFPVFPMNFKDPESDEIWKGYKESGYFPEAFINMTALLGWTPANDREIVSMDEMIAEFDLHKVHKAGARFDPQKAKWFNQEYLKTKSNEEVLELLKEVDEVKALNLSDDKLLKIVSLMKERATFVVDIYNDGKFFFEAPTSYDEKALKKAWNETTSAILKDFSTKLKTENFESETLKEAIHHFAEEHSLGMGKVMMPLRLALVGELKGPDVPDIMNIIGKEETLKRIEKAISSN, from the coding sequence ATGAAAAAAGTAAGAGTGCGATTCGCACCCAGCCCAACAGGCGCTTTACACTTAGGAGGCGTGAGGACGGCTTTGTATGATTATCTTTTCGCCAAAAATCAAGGTGGAGAATTTGTTCTCAGAATTGAGGACACCGACACGGCAAGATATGTGGAAGGTGCGGAAGATTACATTATGAATTCTTTGGAATGGTGCGGCATCATCCCAGACGAAAGCCCAAGAGTTGGCGGACCATACGCACCTTACAGACAATCTGAAAGAAGAGACATCTACGACAGATACAAAGAGCAAATCCTGAAAACCGATTACGCTTATCTAGCTTTTGATACACCGGAAGAATTGGATGCAATCCGCAAAGATTTCGAAGCGAGAGGCGATGTTTTCTCTTACAATCATCAGACAAGACAACAACTAAAAAATAGCATTTCTCTTTCTCAGGAAGAAGTTCAGAAATTGTTGGACGAGAGCGTTCCTTACGTTGTACGTTTCAAAATGCCGGTTGACAGAACTTTGAATCTTCAGGATATCATCAGAGGAAATTTTTCTGTGAACACCAATACGCTTGACGACAAAGTTTTAATTAAAAATGACGGAATGCCAACCTACCATTTCGCCAACGTGGTCGATGATTTCGAGATGAAAATCTCTCACGTGATCCGCGGTGAAGAGTGGTTGCCATCGATGCCTTTGCACGTTTTGCTTTATGAAGCAATGAATTGGGAAGCACCTGAGTTTGCTCATTTATCATTGATTCTAAAACCAGAAGGCAAAGGAAAATTGAGCAAAAGAGACGGTGCAAAATTTGGATTCCCGGTTTTCCCAATGAATTTCAAAGATCCAGAAAGCGACGAAATCTGGAAAGGTTACAAAGAATCTGGTTATTTCCCGGAAGCGTTCATTAATATGACTGCGCTACTTGGCTGGACACCAGCAAATGATAGAGAAATTGTTTCTATGGACGAAATGATCGCTGAATTTGATCTTCATAAAGTTCATAAAGCTGGCGCGAGATTCGATCCACAGAAAGCAAAATGGTTCAATCAGGAATATCTTAAAACTAAATCAAATGAAGAAGTTTTAGAGTTATTAAAAGAAGTTGATGAAGTAAAAGCATTGAATCTTTCTGATGACAAATTATTGAAAATCGTTTCATTGATGAAAGAAAGAGCGACCTTCGTGGTTGATATTTACAACGATGGAAAATTCTTCTTCGAAGCGCCAACTTCTTACGACGAAAAAGCATTGAAGAAAGCTTGGAACGAGACGACTTCTGCCATTCTAAAAGACTTTTCCACCAAACTCAAAACTGAAAACTTTGAATCCGAAACTCTCAAGGAAGCCATTCATCATTTTGCTGAAGAACATTCTTTAGGAATGGGAAAAGTGATGATGCCGCTTCGATTGGCTCTAGTTGGAGAACTGAAAGGCCCTGACGTTCCGGACATTATGAACATTATTGGCAAAGAAGAAACTTTAAAAAGAATAGAAAAAGCAATTAGCTCAAATTAA
- the rpsB gene encoding 30S ribosomal protein S2, with protein MAKANVKDLLEAGVHFGHMTRKWNPNMAPYIFMEKNGIHIVDLHKTAVKLDEACVALEKLTSAGKKVLFVATKKQAKEVVAKHAAELNMPYITERWPGGMLTNFVTIRKAVKKMNSIDKMKKDGTFETLSKKERLQVDRQRANLEKNLGSISDMVRLPSAIFVVDIMREHIAVTEAKKLGIPVFGIVDTNSDPRKVDFVIPGNDDASKSIDMLLSVVSESIKEGLSQRKADKEKSKEEGEKVSADADADFDAE; from the coding sequence ATGGCAAAAGCAAATGTAAAAGACCTTTTAGAGGCTGGCGTACACTTCGGTCACATGACTAGAAAGTGGAATCCAAATATGGCTCCATACATTTTCATGGAGAAAAACGGTATTCACATCGTAGATTTACATAAAACAGCTGTTAAATTGGACGAGGCTTGCGTAGCTTTGGAAAAATTAACTTCTGCAGGTAAAAAAGTTCTTTTCGTAGCAACTAAAAAGCAAGCGAAAGAAGTAGTAGCAAAACACGCTGCTGAACTTAACATGCCTTATATTACAGAAAGATGGCCAGGTGGTATGCTTACAAACTTTGTAACTATCAGAAAAGCGGTTAAGAAAATGAACTCTATCGATAAAATGAAGAAAGACGGTACTTTCGAAACTTTATCCAAAAAAGAAAGACTACAAGTTGATCGTCAAAGAGCAAATCTTGAGAAAAACTTAGGTTCTATTTCAGACATGGTTCGTCTTCCTTCAGCTATTTTCGTAGTTGACATTATGAGAGAGCACATCGCAGTGACTGAAGCTAAAAAATTGGGTATCCCGGTTTTCGGTATCGTAGATACTAACTCAGATCCAAGAAAAGTGGATTTCGTAATCCCAGGAAATGATGATGCTTCAAAATCTATTGATATGTTGTTGAGCGTAGTTTCAGAATCTATCAAAGAAGGTTTATCTCAAAGAAAAGCAGACAAAGAAAAATCTAAAGAAGAAGGCGAAAAAGTTTCTGCAGACGCAGATGCTGATTTCGATGCTGAATAA
- a CDS encoding glycosyltransferase family 2 protein, whose product MKTSVAICTYNGERFLNQQLDSILNQTHRVDEIVVCDDQSTDSTVSILNSYKEKYPKIFHIHINEKNLRSVKNFEKCISLCENDIIFLCDQDDIWVNDKVEKMLKAFEENKEISVICTNGFGIDEHNKTLDVLSLWDIPKHVRKNGYHFDYFIILNLIDNFCTGATMALRRDLKKDILPIPIIDNVHHDGWIAMVAALQNKLFFLDEKLIYYRKHPSQQVGNVFFENTKKSRRDLTNYFSIDKEKKSFKDYKRFLKRFSNAYQKNKALLEELPYQKEYFESNLLELKRRFDFYSAEMKENFPVKSQFLLIADMFLRKRKM is encoded by the coding sequence ATGAAAACGTCAGTTGCAATTTGCACCTATAATGGAGAAAGATTTCTAAACCAACAATTGGATTCTATATTAAACCAAACTCATCGCGTTGACGAAATCGTTGTCTGTGATGACCAATCCACGGACTCTACAGTTTCAATTTTAAATTCTTACAAGGAAAAATATCCAAAGATTTTCCACATTCATATCAATGAAAAAAATCTTCGAAGCGTGAAGAATTTCGAAAAGTGTATTTCTCTCTGCGAAAATGATATTATTTTTTTATGCGATCAAGACGATATCTGGGTAAATGATAAGGTTGAAAAGATGCTCAAAGCTTTTGAGGAAAACAAAGAAATTTCTGTAATCTGTACAAATGGGTTTGGGATTGATGAACACAATAAAACCCTTGATGTCTTGAGTCTTTGGGACATCCCAAAACATGTGAGAAAAAACGGCTATCACTTTGATTACTTTATCATTCTCAACTTAATTGATAATTTTTGTACCGGCGCTACTATGGCACTTCGGCGAGATTTAAAAAAAGACATTCTCCCAATTCCTATCATAGACAATGTACACCACGATGGATGGATTGCGATGGTGGCAGCATTGCAAAACAAACTTTTCTTTTTGGATGAAAAACTAATCTATTACAGAAAACATCCATCACAACAAGTGGGAAATGTCTTTTTCGAAAACACAAAAAAAAGCAGGAGAGACCTCACAAACTATTTCAGTATAGATAAAGAAAAAAAATCTTTCAAAGATTACAAAAGATTCCTCAAACGATTTTCAAATGCTTACCAGAAGAACAAAGCTTTGTTGGAGGAACTTCCTTATCAAAAAGAATATTTTGAAAGTAACCTATTAGAATTAAAAAGAAGATTTGATTTTTACAGTGCTGAGATGAAAGAAAACTTCCCTGTAAAATCACAATTTTTACTAATAGCAGATATGTTTCTGAGGAAGAGAAAAATGTAA
- a CDS encoding phosphomannose isomerase type II C-terminal cupin domain, with product MEIGERPWGKYFVLADEPHYKLKRIEVNPGQKLSYQFHYKRQEQWTIIEGNATIVLDGEEIPLAYGQSIFIPLGAKHRIMNLTDKPVVFIEVQTGTYFGEDDIVRLEDEYDRE from the coding sequence TTGGAAATAGGCGAAAGACCTTGGGGTAAATATTTTGTATTAGCAGATGAACCTCATTATAAGTTGAAAAGAATTGAAGTAAATCCGGGACAGAAATTGTCTTATCAATTCCACTACAAAAGACAGGAACAATGGACAATTATCGAAGGAAATGCCACAATTGTCCTGGATGGCGAAGAAATTCCGTTAGCTTACGGACAAAGCATTTTTATTCCGTTGGGAGCTAAGCATAGAATTATGAATCTTACGGATAAGCCGGTTGTCTTCATAGAAGTACAGACAGGAACTTACTTTGGGGAAGATGATATCGTGAGACTGGAGGATGAATATGATAGAGAATAA
- a CDS encoding T9SS type A sorting domain-containing protein, whose product MNNNYHFFSKVSFILLMFAGVFGFAQTGVKIKYYTGTEQGFNVSASGKLYFSGDNLLVKPEANSTETSIPVSVIQKITFTDEVLATENVGLNKSNLQLYPNPSTDYIRIKSEAKYLDVKIYNLEGKLLVSGTYKSDEDINVSKLNAGAYLVQANGVTIKFIKK is encoded by the coding sequence ATGAACAATAACTATCACTTTTTCAGTAAAGTGTCTTTTATTTTGCTAATGTTTGCCGGCGTTTTCGGATTCGCACAGACAGGCGTTAAAATAAAATATTACACAGGAACTGAGCAAGGCTTCAATGTTTCGGCATCGGGAAAACTTTATTTTTCGGGAGACAATCTCTTGGTAAAACCCGAAGCTAATTCCACGGAAACAAGCATTCCTGTAAGCGTTATCCAGAAAATTACTTTTACGGATGAAGTTTTGGCAACTGAGAATGTTGGTCTTAATAAAAGCAATCTTCAGCTTTATCCAAATCCTTCCACAGATTACATCAGAATCAAATCTGAGGCAAAATATCTGGATGTCAAAATCTATAATCTTGAAGGAAAATTGTTAGTTTCTGGAACCTACAAATCAGACGAAGACATCAATGTTTCTAAACTGAACGCTGGTGCTTACTTGGTTCAGGCGAATGGTGTAACAATTAAATTTATCAAGAAATGA
- a CDS encoding acetyl-CoA carboxylase carboxyltransferase subunit alpha gives MEYLEFEQPVKELIDQYEKCVQLGTESGIDVDESCKKIKTKIEETKKKIYENLTPWQRVQLSRHPDRPYTLDYINGLADAGSFVELHGDRNFGDDPAMIGGIASISGNTVMLIGTQKGRTTKERQHRRFGMSNPEGYRKALRLMKLAEKFNIPVVTLIDTPGAYPGLEAEERGQGEAIARNIFEMCSLKVPIITIIIGEGASGGALGIGVGNKVYMMENTWYSVISPENCSAILWRSWEYKETAATTMKLTAEDMLKQELIDGIIPEPLGGAHYDSATTFENVKKVLLKDIKTLSKQAPEKLVNDRQEKFIAMGEFKG, from the coding sequence ATGGAATATTTAGAATTTGAACAACCTGTAAAGGAATTGATAGATCAGTACGAAAAATGTGTACAATTGGGTACAGAAAGCGGCATTGATGTGGATGAATCCTGCAAAAAGATCAAAACCAAAATAGAAGAAACGAAGAAAAAAATATACGAAAATCTGACGCCTTGGCAGAGAGTTCAGTTATCGAGACATCCGGACAGACCTTACACGCTTGATTACATCAACGGTTTGGCAGATGCAGGAAGTTTTGTGGAACTCCACGGTGACAGAAACTTCGGTGATGACCCTGCGATGATCGGCGGAATTGCCAGCATCAGCGGAAATACAGTTATGCTGATCGGAACTCAGAAAGGTAGAACGACCAAAGAACGCCAGCACAGACGTTTCGGAATGTCGAATCCTGAAGGTTACAGAAAGGCTCTTAGATTGATGAAACTCGCTGAGAAGTTCAATATTCCTGTGGTGACTTTGATTGATACGCCGGGCGCTTATCCTGGATTGGAAGCGGAAGAACGTGGACAAGGTGAGGCAATTGCCAGAAACATCTTCGAAATGTGTTCTCTTAAAGTGCCAATCATCACGATTATTATCGGTGAAGGCGCAAGTGGTGGCGCATTGGGAATTGGTGTTGGAAACAAGGTCTATATGATGGAAAACACTTGGTATTCTGTGATCTCTCCGGAAAACTGTTCTGCAATCCTTTGGAGAAGCTGGGAATATAAAGAAACGGCTGCAACGACAATGAAACTGACAGCAGAAGATATGCTAAAACAGGAATTGATCGACGGTATCATTCCAGAGCCATTAGGAGGCGCACATTATGATTCTGCGACTACGTTTGAGAATGTGAAGAAAGTGCTTTTAAAAGACATTAAAACATTGTCTAAGCAAGCGCCGGAGAAATTGGTGAACGACCGTCAGGAGAAGTTCATTGCGATGGGGGAATTCAAAGGATAG